The DNA segment CGAAATCGAGAAGCAGGTAGTTCAGGACGACGGACGGATTGGTCGTCGTCGAGTGGAAGGTGAACTGCCCGCCGACGGCGGAGCCTTTCACGCGGCTCGTCGATTCCTGGGCGAAGATCGTCGGATAGTAGGCGCCGCGCTGGCTGCCGAGATCGGCGGCGGCGGCGCGCGCGCCCGCCCAGGCGGCCCGGGTGTCGGGGTTGTTGCGCAGCGCCAGATCGATGAGGTCGTTGAGACCGAATCCCTGCGCGACTTTCTGGAGGTCGGGCGGGATGACCGTCGGAGCGGGGGTCGCGGCGGGGGTCGCCCCGGGCGCCGCGGAAAACGGCGGGCTCCACACCGTCCCCGGGACGGGCGCCGTTCCCGGCGCCGTCCGACCCGCCGACATGTGGTGGACGCAGGCGCCGGCGGTGGCGAGGCAGGCAAGCGCGACGGGAAGATGGAGAGATCGAGTCCTCATGACAGGCACGCGCGGATCCCCGCGGCTGAAAATCGCACGATGTGGTCCACCGCGTCCGCGAGCGAGAAGTCGCGCAGCTCCTTGTCGCGCATCGCTCCGGGCGCGTTCCGCATCTGCACGACGTGCGCCAGCTGGGCGACGACCGAGTGGACGCATCGCCGGGCGGTACGCGAATCGAGACCGCGGCAGGCGGCCTGGAGCGCCTCGGTCAGGGCGCGCCGGACCGGCTCGACCATCTCCCGCTGCAGCGTGCCCGGCCTCAGGTGCGGATCGAGGAGCTCGCGGGAGAACATGCGCATCAGCCGCCGCCCGCCGCTCTGGTCCAGGTGCGGCTCGAGGAACGCGGTCGTGAAGGCGCCGATCGTCAGCTCCAGGCTCGCGCTGCCGCCGGCCTCCTCCATGGCGCGCCTGATGCCCGCGATGCGCTGCTCGCGCAGGGCCACGAGCCGGCGACGGAACATCTCGCGGTACAGGCCCTCCTTGCCGCCGAAATGGTAATTGACGGAGGCGACGTTGCAGCGAGCCTCGGACGTGAGGGCGCGCACCGAGGTGGCGCGGAACCCGCGCTCGGCAAACAGTCTCTCCGCAGCCTCGAGCAGTCGCTCGCGCGTCCTGGCCGGTGAACCGGTCACGGGTCGGGCGAGCGCGCGGGCCGGCACCATCGATCGGCACCCTCCCTTCGAAACAACCGTTTGAAACAGGGATCCCGACTCTAGCATGCCTGCCGCGGCGACGGCAACCGCCCGCGCCGACTCAGGACACGCTCCTACAGAGGGAGCCGGGTCCCCAGCCCCGACGAGACGGCGCGCTCGAGGACGAGGAGGGCCGTCGCCATGTCCTCGAGGGCGATTCCGAGGTTCATGCAGATGAGACGCTCGCGGTCGTGGAGGCGCCCGTCCTTGAGACCGGCGGCGACTTCCCCGAGGTCGGCGTACACCTCCGGGATGCGCTGGAAGAAGACCCCGCCGGCGCGCGTGCCCACGAGCTGCGGCGTGTCGTCGGTCAGGAAGCGGTCCGCCGCGGCCAGCGCCTCGGGCTTCCAGTACGAGTCGTAGTCGAGCGGCACACCGAGCGCGCCATCCGAGAGCCACTCGGGCCGGATGGCGGGGTCCGGTTTCGCCAGGATCGGACCGGCGGTGACGACGACATCGAGGCCTTCGACGGCTTCACGGGGCGTCGCCGCGGGGGCGAGACGCAGCCCCGGATGGGCTCTTCCCATCTCCTCGCAGTAACGCGCCGCCCTCTCCGGGTGGATGTCGTAGGCGCGCACCTCCTTGAGCGAGGGGAGCACCGCCGCCACCGCCTCGAGGTTCGTGCGCGCCTGCACGCCGCAGCCGAGGATTCCGAACGACGCGGCCCCCTTGCGCGCCAGGTGCCTGGCCGCGACGGCCGTCGCAGCACCGGTGCGCATCGCCGTGATCCAGGTGGCGTCCATGATCGCCACGGGCAGACCTGTGGCCGCATCGTTCAGGATCAGGAGCCCCGAGATGTAGGGGAGACCGCGCGCCTGGTTCCCGGGAAAGCCGCCGATCCACTTCACCCCGGCCACGCTCAGGGCGGGGAGGTAGGCCGGCATGGCGTGGATGAAATTGTCGTTGCCCGGCGGTCCCGGATGGATCCCCGGCTTCGGCGGCATCTCCGTCCGTCCGTGGCCCTTCTCGCGGAACACCTCCTCGAGCCGCTCGATGATCGCCCGCATCGGGACGCCGGCCGCCTCGACGTCGGCCCGCGACAGGTACAGGACGCCGGCGGGCCTCATGAACCGCGTCTCTCGGGGGGACCGGGGACGGTGAATCCGACGGGTCGCTCCGGCGCGGGGGCGCCCGCGCCGCCCCCCAGCGCCTCCTTGAGTCCCGCGGCGTGGCCGGGCGGGATATCGAGCGTGCGCACCGGATACGGGACGACGATCCCTTCGCTGCGGTAGCGGCGCTGCAGTCGTTTCACGAACTCGTGCCGGACCACGGCCGTCCCCGGGAAATCGGATGCGCGGAGCGCGACCTGGAACTGGATCGACGAGTCGGCGAACCCCTGGTAGCGCACCGCCGGCTCGGCATCCGGGACGGCTCCCTGCACGGTGCGCTGCACGTCGCGCGCCACTTCGAGCGTCACCCTCTCCACCGCGTCGAGATCGCTGGCGTAGTGCACGCCCACCGTGACCGTGACGGTGATGTCCGGCTGCGGCAGGTCATAGTTGATGATCGTGTTGCCTGCCAGCTTCGAGTTCGGAAGAATCAGCATGTTGTTCTGCGGCATCCGGATCCAGGTGCTGCGCCAGCCGACCCGCGTGACGTACCCCTCTTCGCCCCCCGGAAGCCTGATCATGTGCCCCGGCTCGATCGGCTTGTCGGCGATCATGTAGAGACCGGCGAACAGGTTGGCGAGCGTGTCCTGGAGCGCCAGCGCGACGGCCAGACTGCCGACTCCCAGGGAGGCCAGGATCGGGGTGATGGAGATGCCGATGCTGTCGAGGAAGACGAGGAGCCCGAGACCGATCACGAGGCCGCGCACGCTCCCCTGGATGAGGCCGCGGGCACCGCTCAGGACGGGCGATTCGGAGGCGAGCCGGTCGAGCACGCCGCGCGTGACTCTATCGACGAACAGCACAAGAGCCAGGGAGATCGAGAATGCGAACAGGACATCGAAGCCGCGATCCCATTCCGGCTCGAGCGGCAGGATCCTGTCGAACACCAGCAAGCCGCTTCCGAGGATGGTGATGAGCAGGGGGGTGGACAGAGCCTCGATGAGGATGTCGTCCCAGGTCCACGCGGTCTTCGCGGCCATCCGGCGCAGGGCGCCGAGGACGATCGTCTTGACGACGAGGAACAGGCCGATCCAGAGGACCAGGGCTGCCGGCGCCTGGATCCAGGGAGAAGCCGCCCACTGGAGAGCCGTCAGGTTGTCGAGCGCGGGCATCGCTGCTCCTCAGGCGTAGAGGTGGAACCCCCTGGACTCCTTCTCGAA comes from the Candidatus Dormiibacterota bacterium genome and includes:
- a CDS encoding CerR family C-terminal domain-containing protein, whose product is MVPARALARPVTGSPARTRERLLEAAERLFAERGFRATSVRALTSEARCNVASVNYHFGGKEGLYREMFRRRLVALREQRIAGIRRAMEEAGGSASLELTIGAFTTAFLEPHLDQSGGRRLMRMFSRELLDPHLRPGTLQREMVEPVRRALTEALQAACRGLDSRTARRCVHSVVAQLAHVVQMRNAPGAMRDKELRDFSLADAVDHIVRFSAAGIRACLS
- a CDS encoding ornithine cyclodeaminase family protein, which translates into the protein MRPAGVLYLSRADVEAAGVPMRAIIERLEEVFREKGHGRTEMPPKPGIHPGPPGNDNFIHAMPAYLPALSVAGVKWIGGFPGNQARGLPYISGLLILNDAATGLPVAIMDATWITAMRTGAATAVAARHLARKGAASFGILGCGVQARTNLEAVAAVLPSLKEVRAYDIHPERAARYCEEMGRAHPGLRLAPAATPREAVEGLDVVVTAGPILAKPDPAIRPEWLSDGALGVPLDYDSYWKPEALAAADRFLTDDTPQLVGTRAGGVFFQRIPEVYADLGEVAAGLKDGRLHDRERLICMNLGIALEDMATALLVLERAVSSGLGTRLPL
- a CDS encoding mechanosensitive ion channel family protein, whose translation is MPALDNLTALQWAASPWIQAPAALVLWIGLFLVVKTIVLGALRRMAAKTAWTWDDILIEALSTPLLITILGSGLLVFDRILPLEPEWDRGFDVLFAFSISLALVLFVDRVTRGVLDRLASESPVLSGARGLIQGSVRGLVIGLGLLVFLDSIGISITPILASLGVGSLAVALALQDTLANLFAGLYMIADKPIEPGHMIRLPGGEEGYVTRVGWRSTWIRMPQNNMLILPNSKLAGNTIINYDLPQPDITVTVTVGVHYASDLDAVERVTLEVARDVQRTVQGAVPDAEPAVRYQGFADSSIQFQVALRASDFPGTAVVRHEFVKRLQRRYRSEGIVVPYPVRTLDIPPGHAAGLKEALGGGAGAPAPERPVGFTVPGPPERRGS